In Sphaerospermopsis torques-reginae ITEP-024, the genomic window CTTCATAGGTAGTTCCACTTTTTGCGCCTACGCTTAACAAGACGACATCTTGATTTTTTAAGACAGAATTGAGAGATTCATAATCATTGCCTTTAGTGACTACTACTTTTTGAGCTACTGTTTGTAGTCCAGGGACTCGCTCAGGAGTTGTTGTAGTTGCAGTGATAATAAAATTTTTATTTTGCTGCCAATATTGAGAAACTGCACAACCAACATAACCACATCCAATTATTGCTATATTCATGACTATCTAAATACGAAAAATTAAATTACTTGTCCAATTCAATTTGTCACAATCGTTAATTAAAAGAGTTTCTAAGTAATAACTGTCGCTAATTTTTCAGTAACTTTTTCCTGAAAATTTAAACAGCAAAACCTAAATACCTTTTGAGACAAAATATCAACCCCCTCAAGTAGCTTCAATCAGAACATTTGAAAATTTCTGTAACATAAGATACTCTTTTTCATAAATTCATGGGATCAGGAATACTACCAAGTTTCCCATATGCAGGTAAGGTTAACTTAGTTCTTCATGTTTTGTCATTAACTCATTGTCATTAACTCAGGGTATTTCAGCGATGAATTGCGCCATCAGGCATAATAGCGCCAGTTAAGTTAGCACCTATTAATTTCACTAGCAAGCGATCGCCTGAACGAATCCTCGCACCTGTTAAGTCAGCACCCCGCAAGTCAGCACCACTGAGATCCGCACCAATCAAATTAGCCGAGCGTAAATTTGCTTCTCTCAAATCTGCTAACAACAAGTTAGCTCTAAATAAATTGGCTTCCGACAAATCCGCACCTCTAAGATTAACTTTGTGCATAAAAGTATCACTGAGATTAGAACCGCTTAAATTGGCATAACTCAAATTTCTGCCAGATAAGTCTTTATTACTTAAATTAGCGCGACTAAAATCTTTTCCGCTCAAGTCAGGATTTGGATTTGGTGGTTGATAATTTGTTTGTGTGGGTTGATAATAACTCGAAGATGGTTGTTTGGGTTGAGTAGGTCTAGAATAATTTGCAGTTTGAGGTTGATCTTTTAGGGAACGTAATTTTTCACGAGCCTCATTCAAAGCTTTTATCTTGTCTTGAGCTTTTTGTTGCAAGCGGTGGTTATCTTTAGGTAGGCGATCAGGATGCCAAACAAACACTAAATCTTTGTAAGCCTGGTTAATCTCTTCTAGTGTTGCTCCAGGCTCTAAATCTAAAACTCTATAATACCGCTCCAGTTCGCTCATCATGATGTACAGGTGAAAACTTAAATAATAATTACATTATGCGAGATGTCGTTCTCTTAGGTACAGGTGACTGGTGATTGGTGATTGGTGATTGGTGACTGGGAAGAGTTATTCTTAATTACGAATTACGAATTACGAATTACGAATTACGAATTACGAATTATGCCATTTGTCCACTGAGTGATCCCACGCCAATATGCCCTAATGGGAATTTGATAAACTTCAATAAAAATCCAAACTATAATTGCTGAATGTGACAAAAATGTGAGTAATGTCCAAACATAAGGTATCCAAGAAAGAGGAACATCTGGTTTTGGTGGTAAATAATAAGCTCCTATGCCAATTAAAATAGTAGGTAAGATCACAAAAGCAATTGCGGCTAACACATAGCCCCAACCTAATTCTACACCTTCTAACTGGGCTTGAGTCCACTTAAAGCCATTCCACCGCCAAACCAGGGGCGGTTGTCTAGAAGGCATTTTAATTTGTTGTGTTTCCAAATTGACAGTAAAAATTTCGTGACAAAAGTCACAAGACATAGCCTCCATTAACGGCATAGAGGAAATTTTACCAACACGACACACAGGACAAGGGTAATCTTCTTGAAAATTTAAAGAGGTAGAAAAAATTTTGGGATTGGTCATAATCAAACTGGTACTTCTCAAAAAATTAATATTGTTCCAGTAGTTCTGTGCAAGCTCAATGACAATTAATATTAATAATAAATCAACTCAAAACCATTAATTGTCATATTTTTAACCATTCATACTGATACAGCGTTCAGAACTTCAAATTGGATTATTAGTAAATAATTATCATGATATGCTGTTGAGATGTTTTTGGCTCAGACATAGATATAGTGCAGCATGGCGAAAATAACTATCCAGTGAAAAAACCAGTGAAAAAAAAGTAGAAAAAGTTAATAAAGCTTACTTTCTTACCTCGTACTGAGTTAAACTGACAAACAAGTTAATACAAAAAATTAATCGGCTGATCCTGGGCTTGGGCATGACTCCAATGGAACACTGGCAATTTCTGATACAGAAGCAGGGCGATCGCAATTGGCAAACCCTGGAATCGCCAAATTTAAGAATTTTCGCAGGTAAGTACAGAGTTTTGGCTCGTTCTCACCTTGCTAATACAAATGTAGAAGTGCGGGTAATTCACTCCTCAATTCAGGAAGTTCCAGCCAAACGCCGCATTTTTAAACGTTTGCGTCGTACCAATGCAGAGGGGCTGATGGCAGTAATTCCCTTTACTGACCTCAAACCGGGAATTTGGGAATTACGTTGCTCTGCCGACTTAATGACGAATATACTGGGAAAATCCTGGCAATATAGCCTCATCCTTAAAGTTTTGCCCCTAGAGTTGAATGAGCAACCATTGTTAGGTAGTGGTGATCAATTTAACGAAGAGTCCCAGGTGACACCCACTCAGGAAGATGAATTTGCAGTTGCTTCACCCAGCAACCTGGACATCAATCCTTTGTCTACAGCAACCGCAGAAGATACAATCATCAATCAGCCGGTTAGCCCAGTATTATTCAAAGGGGAAACAGCCGAACAAATTTTACAAAGCGTCCTCGATTTAGCTTTACCCAGTTCTGAATCTTGGGATGAAGAACAATCAGATGAGGATATTTCACCAGTTGTATCCCCACCCTCACCACTCCATTTATCTCTAGAACGGGATACCTATATTGCTCGTTGGGGAAAAACTTTGACAGTAAATGGGTATGTGGAACTGGCAGAAATTGACAATTTGGCAAATGAAATATTATCTACAACTAATATTAATCATTGTTTTCAACTACAACTAATTAGTCAACTGCGATCGCCTTTAGAATCCAATATCTTAGCTCAATTCACACAGCCTTTAACAGATCAAATCTTACCTTTTACATTTAGTAGTATCATTGAAATTCCCAAAGACTGTGAATCTAAGTTGATTTTGTCCAATATTAGTTTATATGGCACTCTAACCAAAGGTGGCGAAGTCATACTGTTAGCCAGCCATCCTTTCATAATTACAGCAGATGTCACTGAATTACTGACCGTTACCTCAGCAAAATCTAGAGAAAAATCTAGTCCACCAGACTTGTTACCTGATGATAACTTACCACCAACTGAGGATGTCGCAACCAAACCAAAACGACCTCATCGTGTAAGTTTAGAACTATTCAATATCGTCAAAACTCCCAAATTAGCGCAGTTTCATATTTTAAAACCAGCAGCTAACAAACCTCTACCCCCAAGAATAAAACCATTGGTTGTTTTGGATGGAAGTTCACCCACACTGCCAAAATTACCCCGGATTCACAAAAATGCGATCGCTGGCAATTCTGCCAATGCAGACTCCAGCTTATCAGAAGGAACTGTCAACAACCCTAGTCAGATACCACCCATAAATCTGGACAAACTGGTGATCAAACAGGTTAAAACTTCTTTCCCATACTTGAAACGTTTAAAACCTGCAACAGAACCAAACTCAAAAACCAAAAACAATCTGCCCAAATTGATTGAAATTCAATTATCAAAGCCAGAAAATACACCAGAATTACTACCCAGCAAGGAACATGAAGAAACTTCTGTGGTGGAATTGATAGAAAATGAATTGATAGAAAATGAATTGATAGAAAATGAATTGATAGAAAATACAATTCCTCAAGTTCCTATTCTCGATATCGAGGAATTAAATACACCAGAAATCACACCACAAGAAACCACAGTCAACACACCAGTAGAAACCACAGTCAACACAACAGAAATCACTCCAGAAACATCTCCTCTGATTCAAAAATGGATCAAGAGTCAAGGATACTTATTAGATGAAGGAACAGAGTTGGTATATCTAGAGGATAATACTAATGAAGAAGTTGATACTCAGCAGACTAATAATACAGATAATATCAGTGAATCAACGGATGAGCCTCCTGTAATTCTGAATGATGAAAATCCTGATGTTCCACCCGCTTTTACAGATGAATTACTTCTCAATTTAAATTTAGATGCAGAAATAGAAGTAGAAGAAGTTATAGATTTGCCAGAACACATGATTCTAGGCACAAGTGAACCAAACCCCGAACCAGAATCATCTCCCAACATATCTCAATTGTTGTCTCAAGAAATAGTTCTAGATGATACATATATGACCTTGAGCAATGAAGACCGCAATCAACCTTCTGAACCACAGGAACAACTGCTGGATGTATCTCCTCCGGTACTAACATCTTTACCCACACCCCAACTGTTTTTACCCAATGGTGAATTACTTGCTGGCTCATCTATAAAAGTGCGCTTAGAACTGTCCCAAGCATCATCAACAGTTGTATTAAAGTTATGGGTGGAAGATTACCAAACTCGTGGGTTGCTAGACGGACCTCATCTGATCCAAGATTTGCGGACTACCCCTTGGGGAAATTGGGAAGCGATCGCTCAATTAATTGTACCTTTAGGTTGTCTAGAAGTGTTAGTAGGGGCGATCGCTCTCGATACAAGTACCCAACAGGAAAGCCATAAAGTTACAATAGTTAAAACTGTCATACCTCCCAACTTACCGACAATGGAACTCGATGAGGTACTGGGAATGTAAACGGTTTTGTTAAAAATCTTGAGAATTTCCAAAAAGAGGCGGAATTTTGCAGTAAGCTCCTAAGTGAATTGTAGTGTGACTTCCAAGGACTCTTACTATGTCAACTTCATTTTTGCCTTCAATTCTGGCTTATTCTTCATTTTTGCCTTCCATTTTCGTTCCTTTGACTGGTTTGGTTTTCCCAGCAGTCGCTTTCGCGTTTATGTTTTTATATATTGAACGCGAAGATATTGCTTAATTTTTAAGTCATAGGTAATGGGTAATCGGTAATTAACTGCTGTGTTTTTTACCAATTACCCGTACCTATAGCCAGCCGATTTAATTTCATGACTAAGTGATAAAAGTGATAAATATGTATAAACAACTGAAAGAAATCAGTATTTTATCTGTTACAGTTACAATCATAAGTTTATCAATATCACAGGTAAGTATTGCTGCGCCGAAAGGGTTTAAGACCCCCAGTGGTAATATTTTCTGTGAGTTAATGGAAGGTGAAGATATTAATACCAACAGTTTGCGCTGTGAAATCGCTAGTGACCTGAAACCCCAACCACCTCAACCTTACCGTGGATATTGTGAATTTGACTGGGGACGTGGTTTGATGTTACCTGCAACCAGTAAACCGGAAATTCTTTGTATTAGTGATACCATTGCTGACCCTAATAAATCTGTTCTTGGTTATGGTCAAACTTGGAATCATGGCGGGTTTAAGTGTGTTTCCCAAAGAAACGGACTAACTTGTACTAATAGTAATGGTATTGGGTTCTTCCTGAGTCGGGAAAAATGGCGGGTATTGGGACAATAAATGAGGGGCTAGTAACTGAATCAAAATATCTACCTAAATCTACTCATATCTGATTAAATAGGAAGCTATCATGAGGATATGAGTAAGTTTAAACAATCATCTCTAACAGCAACAAAAATTTCTCGGTTAATACATAGCTGACTTGGGGTATTATTAATTAATGTATACATTAACTTACTATCACTTTACTTATGGTATCATAAGTTTTGACGCTCAGACTTGATAGGTAAGAAAGTAGTGAAATACCCCGAAATACAGAAGACGTAAAATCATTGCTACTAGGATTTAAAACCGAGTTAAAGTTAAACCACATTCAACGGATAAACATAGTAAAACACTGTGGAGTAGTCCGTCATGCCTGGAATTGGGGATTATCTCTAACTAAACAAATCTTAGACCATAACCAAAATAATCCTCAAGAGAAAATCAAATTTCCTACAGCAATAGACCTACATAAATGGTTAGTAGCCTTAGTCAAACCGACGAATCAATGGTATTATGAATGTTCCAAATCAGCACCACAAGAAGCATTAAGGAATTTAAGAAAATCCTGGGATAGATGTTTTCAAAGAAAATCAAAAGATAGCGAATATCAGAAAAGATACATTACATAAGTTAACTACACTATTAGCCAAAAACCACGGTGTGATAGTGATAGAGGATTTGAATGTTTCTGGAATGTTAGCTAATCATAAACTAGCAAAGGCAATTTCCGATATGGGTTTTTATGAATTGAGGAGACAATTAGAGTATAAATGTCAACTGTACGGGACAAAATTAGTGATAGTTGATAGGTGGTTTCCTAGTTCTAAAACCTGCTCCCATTGTGGAGTAAAAAAAGAAACTCTCTCATTGAGTGAAAGAGTGTTTAAGTGTAATAGCTGCGGATTTGAGTGTGACAGGGATTTGAATGCAGCTATGAATCTCTCAAAAGCTGTCAGCTAGACAGTGTTAGCCTGTGGACTGAGTAGTGCCGACACTTTCAGGGTGAAGCAGGAAGTAAACGACACTCAAGAGTCAGCCTATTAGTAGATAAGTAGATTTGAGTAGGTTTTATATAGCGGTTAGTTATTCCCTAACCCCTGCTTAACTACCTTCGATACTCATCCCCACAGTCACCAATTAACTGATATAAATCCCGTGACTGCTGCGAAACCGCATTTATCTTTTCCACATCTTCTGCATCCAAACTCAACTCAAATACCCGCGCATTATCTACAATATGTTCTGCAATTCCTAACCTAGAACCGACAATTACACCTCCTACTGCTGGCTGATTTAAAATGTAATTCACAGCCACATTAGCAATACTCACTTGATGTTTATCGGCAATTTGTTTCAGGGTGGAAAGCAATTCTTGAAATAATCTCCAACCACCCCAAGCATCAATCATATTTTTGTATTTCTTCAAGCTGGTTGTATTCAAATCAAAACCCCGTGGTTCTGGTTGATTTAAATATTTTTCTGATAACAAACCACCGCACACACTACCATAAGTAAACAATTTAATATCATGTTCTTCACACAATTTAGCCATGTTTACCTGTGGTCTTCTGTCAACCAAAGAATACTGCACCTGGTTAGAAACAATCTTAATTCCTGCGTCGGTGATAATTTGCAAATGTTCCGTATCAAAATTAGTCAAAGCTAAATGTTTAATTTTGCCCTCGGTTTGCAATTCTGCCATATATTTGAGAGCATCTAAATAATTAGGGTCACGATATTCCCACCAATGGAACTGCATTAAATCCAATGATTTAACATCCATTCTACGCAGAGAAATATTAATATTTTCCTCTACTATTTGTTTCGTCATCTTTCCCGGACGGGGGACCCATTTTGTAAAAGCTTGAATATTATTAACCGCTTCTTCTCCACGAGTTGCGATTAACTGACGACGAAATTCACCAATAAAATCTTCTGCAGGTCCATAATGATCTGCTAAGTCCCAAGTCGTAAAACCAGCATCCACATATTGAAACATGGACTCAATAGCAGCTTTCTGGTTTATCCTTCCATGTCCTCCAGAAACTTGCCACATTCCATTTAAAAGTCGGCAAATCTTTAAATCAGAGGTAAATTGTAAATAACTTGTTTGCGGTAACATGATATTTTTGATGTTATTGTTTGTGTTATTGTTGATCTGATTATTTCCAGTTGTTTTCTGCTTGTTCCAAAACATAAGCTGCGACATTTTTAATTTCTTCCGTTGTCAACCTTTCTTTATAAGCTGACATATTACTTTTACCATTAGTAACTATGTTTGTAATCGCCTCTAAAGAATCCATACCATATTTTTTCAGAGCATTCTTTTTTAAATTCTTACCTCTTCTAATAATGTTACCACCATTGATATGACATCCAACACAATGCACGCTAAAAACTTCTGCCCCATTTTGGGTATTTAAAGCGTTAGCGGGTAAAGTAAAATTGATTATCCACAAACAGAAAGTGAATAATAACAAAGGTATGAGTTTTTTCATGGTTATAATGATTCAAAATCAGATGTAAACCCTGGAAAATTAGCGCATTTTTCTTGAAACTCCTCAGCATCACTGACATCTTCAATTTTATAAGCCATGATGCGAGTACCATCGGGCAGTTTTTTAGAAGATATCACTTCACCTCGATAATTTTGCGCCATTGTTTTAAACTCAGCACCATGAATTTTCCAAGCATCTCCCGAACAAGTGATATTTACACGCCACATAGTTAATTTCCAGAATTTCAACCCTGATTATTTATCATCTCATAATTGGTGACTTTGCACAAATCTAACTTTTGATTCGCTGTTTTCTATCTCCAGGATGTGTGTAGACAAAAAAATCATGAGTCATAATGACTATGTAGCATTATGATTATTATCAGGATTAACAATGACTAACAACATTAAAGAAAAAATCCAAGCAGATTTACAAGAAGCCAAAGCTACTGGACAATTAAGAACAGAAAACATTAGAGAAATTGTCAGAACCGCAGTTTCTCAAGTTTCTGCTGAAGTCAAAGAAGGTTCTAGTGACTTACGCACTTTAGTTAAAGATGCTGTTTCTACAGTAATTGAAAATCTCCAAGATAAAGGTAGCGAAATTAAAGAAGAAGTCACAGCTTCTATTGAAGGTGCTTTAGAAGGGGTGAATAGCAAAAGACATGAAGCGATTGTGAAAACCCAAACAGAACTCAAACAAATTCAGGCGAAATTAGATAACGAAGAAGAACAACTGCAACAAGAAGTTGAAGGAATGTTAGCAGAAATTCAGAATACAAGTCAAGAAAAATCAGATAGTATTAAAAATGCGATCGCCTCAGCAGTTAATACTATCCAAAATAGTGAGGAAGTCGCATTATTAAATAAACGCTACGCTCAATTACAGGCACAATTAGCCATTATTCGCGCTAATTTAGCCGCACGTTATGGCGGACGTTCTGTAGAAGTTAAAGAATATTTAGACGATGCCAAAACCTGGTATAATCAAACCCGTCCCCAAGCGGAAAATGTGACTACACAAGTAAAAGAAAAACATTCACAACTGGAAAATAAACTCAGTGAAGCAGGTGCAGCAATAGCGAAAAAAGAACGTCAATTAAAACAAAATTTGAGAGAGTTATTATTAGCAGCGGCTGATTTATTCAAAGATAAAGACTCTCATCAACAAAAAGCTAATGTCAAATAAAGTTGGTTCGTAGTAAGCGATTTATCGCTTTCTCAAGGGCTAAAGCAAAGACTCTCATCAACCAGAAGCTAATGTCAAATAAAGTTGGTTCGTAGTAAGCGATTTATCGCTTTCTCAAGGGCTAAAGCAAAGACTCTCATCAACCAGAAGCTAATGTCAAATAAAGTTGGTTCGTAGTAAGCGATTTATCGCTTTCTCAAGGGCTAAAGCCCTTACTACGAACTTTTATTTTCAACTGGTAAAACTTGAATTAATTGATAATTTTTAATACTATCAATGACGCGATAATTTTTATTATTTAACTTATCATATTTTGGTGTATAAATCCAAGCATAATTCAAAGCTGGTAATTGAGAAATTGACTCTACTTTTTGACCATGAATAGGAGTATAAAAATTAATCAAAACCGAATATTTATCATCGGATTTGACAAAAGCTACCGGATGATTTTGGAGAATTGACGCAATAGATTCTTGCTGAAAAAACATTCTAAATTCAGGGTTAAAATCTCCTAATAAACCTAAACTCCCAGCCGTAGCTAAAGATAACCAACTGGCAATTAACCAACCACCAACCCAGTAACGAGAAGTGAGAAATTTTTGCTGAAAATGATAACATCCAATCCAAATTAAAAGCACAATTAAACAACCTAAACCAGAAATTACCGCCAAAATTGCATACTTTTGAATATCAACAAAACCTGCAAATAAAACCACTACACCAGCTAAAATAAAGATAATTCCTAAAATACCAAATACATAACTAATATTTCGGTTAAGAGATGCTTTAACTTTAATAAAGTTACTAACTGTACTCGATTTTCTTTGTTGGTAATTTTTTCCCAACCAGTCTAAACCCACAGCGGCAAACATAGCAATAAAAGGATAAAGACAAAGACTATAATGAGAAAATCGAGTCAAAAATAAACTGATTTCTAAAAATAAAACAACAGGAAAACCCACTAATAATAATTGATAGCGAGGGATAGGTTTACGAATTACTAAAGCTAAACCTAAAAGGCTAAAAAAGAACCAAGGAAAAGATTTTAAAGGAATATTCCAAAAATAGAAAAATATATTATTTCCATGTTGTTCACGACTACCCAGTCGCACGACAAAATCCCACAACTGGCCAAAACTATCACCACCATAACGCTGCCAGCTAAACCATAACCAAACTAAAGTAGGAATAAATCCGACTAAAAACCCTACATATAACATCGGGTTGCTAAGATGATTATGACGGCGATTTTCTCCAATTAAATAAGGTAATAAAGCCACCATCGGCAAAAAAATCATAAAGCTTCTGAGCAAGAATCCTAAACCAAAACAGAAACCAAAAATAAAACCATCAATCAATCTATATTTTGGATAAAATTCAGAATTTAATAAACACAAAATACCTAAACACACTAATAGAATTGTAGGTACATCAGGTGCAGCTAAACGACAATATTGTAGCCAGAGAAATTCTACACTCAAGATAGCCGTCGATAGGTAAGCTAACTTTTTACCCAGCAATATTTTAGCTATTTCATATATCACAAATGTACAGACAATTCCCGCAATCATAGCAGGTATTCTGGCAGTGGTATCACTGACACCAAATAACTGATAAAAAACAGCAATTAACCAATAAAAACCAGGGGTTTTATGATGGGCATTTTCCCAAGGTGCTATCCAGTCACCAGAATCAAACATCAAACGCGCTCTTGTTGCATAAAGAGCTTCGTCATGTGCCATCAGGCTAGTTTCACCAGAAGTAAATAGCAATAAAGGTAGTAACCAAATTAACAAAAGAGCATAGTGTGATTTTGTCAATAAACGAATTTGCAGCCAGACATCTGTCAATAAAGGTGATTTATAGAACATTTAATTAATGATAATCATCAGTTGATCAGTAGATTGTGTAACAGTTTTGTTTTAAAATTAGTT contains:
- a CDS encoding pentapeptide repeat-containing protein; translated protein: MSELERYYRVLDLEPGATLEEINQAYKDLVFVWHPDRLPKDNHRLQQKAQDKIKALNEAREKLRSLKDQPQTANYSRPTQPKQPSSSYYQPTQTNYQPPNPNPDLSGKDFSRANLSNKDLSGRNLSYANLSGSNLSDTFMHKVNLRGADLSEANLFRANLLLADLREANLRSANLIGADLSGADLRGADLTGARIRSGDRLLVKLIGANLTGAIMPDGAIHR
- the psaI gene encoding photosystem I reaction center subunit VIII codes for the protein MSTSFLPSILAYSSFLPSIFVPLTGLVFPAVAFAFMFLYIEREDIA
- a CDS encoding DUF6636 domain-containing protein, which codes for MYKQLKEISILSVTVTIISLSISQVSIAAPKGFKTPSGNIFCELMEGEDINTNSLRCEIASDLKPQPPQPYRGYCEFDWGRGLMLPATSKPEILCISDTIADPNKSVLGYGQTWNHGGFKCVSQRNGLTCTNSNGIGFFLSREKWRVLGQ
- a CDS encoding helix-turn-helix domain-containing protein, encoding MLLGFKTELKLNHIQRINIVKHCGVVRHAWNWGLSLTKQILDHNQNNPQEKIKFPTAIDLHKWLVALVKPTNQWYYECSKSAPQEALRNLRKSWDRCFQRKSKDSEYQKRYIT
- a CDS encoding RNA-guided endonuclease InsQ/TnpB family protein, whose translation is MRKDTLHKLTTLLAKNHGVIVIEDLNVSGMLANHKLAKAISDMGFYELRRQLEYKCQLYGTKLVIVDRWFPSSKTCSHCGVKKETLSLSERVFKCNSCGFECDRDLNAAMNLSKAVS
- a CDS encoding aldo/keto reductase, which encodes MMLPQTSYLQFTSDLKICRLLNGMWQVSGGHGRINQKAAIESMFQYVDAGFTTWDLADHYGPAEDFIGEFRRQLIATRGEEAVNNIQAFTKWVPRPGKMTKQIVEENINISLRRMDVKSLDLMQFHWWEYRDPNYLDALKYMAELQTEGKIKHLALTNFDTEHLQIITDAGIKIVSNQVQYSLVDRRPQVNMAKLCEEHDIKLFTYGSVCGGLLSEKYLNQPEPRGFDLNTTSLKKYKNMIDAWGGWRLFQELLSTLKQIADKHQVSIANVAVNYILNQPAVGGVIVGSRLGIAEHIVDNARVFELSLDAEDVEKINAVSQQSRDLYQLIGDCGDEYRR
- the petJ gene encoding cytochrome c6 PetJ, with amino-acid sequence MKKLIPLLLFTFCLWIINFTLPANALNTQNGAEVFSVHCVGCHINGGNIIRRGKNLKKNALKKYGMDSLEAITNIVTNGKSNMSAYKERLTTEEIKNVAAYVLEQAENNWK
- a CDS encoding histidine kinase, whose amino-acid sequence is MTNNIKEKIQADLQEAKATGQLRTENIREIVRTAVSQVSAEVKEGSSDLRTLVKDAVSTVIENLQDKGSEIKEEVTASIEGALEGVNSKRHEAIVKTQTELKQIQAKLDNEEEQLQQEVEGMLAEIQNTSQEKSDSIKNAIASAVNTIQNSEEVALLNKRYAQLQAQLAIIRANLAARYGGRSVEVKEYLDDAKTWYNQTRPQAENVTTQVKEKHSQLENKLSEAGAAIAKKERQLKQNLRELLLAAADLFKDKDSHQQKANVK
- a CDS encoding ArnT family glycosyltransferase, whose protein sequence is MFYKSPLLTDVWLQIRLLTKSHYALLLIWLLPLLLFTSGETSLMAHDEALYATRARLMFDSGDWIAPWENAHHKTPGFYWLIAVFYQLFGVSDTTARIPAMIAGIVCTFVIYEIAKILLGKKLAYLSTAILSVEFLWLQYCRLAAPDVPTILLVCLGILCLLNSEFYPKYRLIDGFIFGFCFGLGFLLRSFMIFLPMVALLPYLIGENRRHNHLSNPMLYVGFLVGFIPTLVWLWFSWQRYGGDSFGQLWDFVVRLGSREQHGNNIFFYFWNIPLKSFPWFFFSLLGLALVIRKPIPRYQLLLVGFPVVLFLEISLFLTRFSHYSLCLYPFIAMFAAVGLDWLGKNYQQRKSSTVSNFIKVKASLNRNISYVFGILGIIFILAGVVVLFAGFVDIQKYAILAVISGLGCLIVLLIWIGCYHFQQKFLTSRYWVGGWLIASWLSLATAGSLGLLGDFNPEFRMFFQQESIASILQNHPVAFVKSDDKYSVLINFYTPIHGQKVESISQLPALNYAWIYTPKYDKLNNKNYRVIDSIKNYQLIQVLPVENKSS